The following coding sequences lie in one Apium graveolens cultivar Ventura chromosome 1, ASM990537v1, whole genome shotgun sequence genomic window:
- the LOC141720541 gene encoding uncharacterized protein LOC141720541 has product MLMMKAFTDSFTLNSRRPLQHSSGNARFLASFQFYSISHFSSNPKPNPSKPISNFHNSSNPTRARLRHLLLQKSKAGFDKLDDPLFLFDKMLLTKPLPSVIDFTQLLAALVKMKHHAVAVSLFRDLCVKNIPVDIFTFNIVINCFCHLNRVDYAFSLLAAIIKRGFLLDLFTYNTLIRGLISQDKPVEAQLLFTNLIRFNIIQPDVVTYNTVIHGLSKRGHPSMAVKLFKYMDKKGCKPDTVTYNTIIDCFCKCRLVDQALGLLRQMTKKGILPNVITYNSLIQGLCDFSRLQDTNGLLREMNIRNISPDVYTFNILVDSYGKEGMIKDAEYVIEWMIQRGQYPDVVTYSALMDGYCLRGEVDKALALLKTMKTRGILPNICTYNILINGYCKKLKVDRAIDLFQQLPRERLSPTIETYSTILQGYFLMGRHLEARIFFKEKMMLNKDLKINMVTCNIMSEGLFKNRYMDDAMSFFHLMQCNGLPPDINTYNNLINGLCKNGNFENAKNMFESLPSKNLRPNVKTYTTMIQGYIEEGLLNEANKLFVEMKANDCLPDDVTYNTLIRGCFHNKKYNEASVLIDQMRARRFLADASTTTMLLDLLASEKQDPAIIAMRKKYLT; this is encoded by the coding sequence ATGCTGATGATGAAGGCTTTCACTGATTCCTTTACATTAAACTCCCGTCGACCGCTTCAACATTCTTCAGGTAATGCTCGTTTTCTTGCATCATTTCAGTTTTACTCAATTTCTCACTTCTCATCAAATCCTAAACCCAATCCCTCTAAACCCATTTCAAATTTTCATAATTCCTCTAATCCAACTCGTGCTCGACTTCGACATTTACTTCTTCAGAAATCCAAGGCTGGTTTCGATAAACTCGACGATCCTCTTTTTTTGTTTGATAAAATGCTCCTTACGAAACCACTACCTTCTGTAATTGACTTTACTCAGTTGTTAGCTGCCCTCGTTAAAATGAAACACCACGCTGTAGCAGTCTCCCTTTTTAGAGATTTGTGTGTTAAAAACATTCCTGTTGATATTTTTACCTTTAATATTGTCATCAACTGTTTTTGTCATTTGAATCGTGTTGATTATGCCTTTTCATTGTTGGCTGCAATCATCAAACGCGGTTTTCTTCTTGATTTGTTTACCTATAACACTCTTATTAGGGGTCTCATTTCTCAAGATAAGCCTGTGGAGGCTCAGCTTTTGTTTACAAATCTCATCAGATTTAATATTATTCAACCCGATGTTGTTACCTATAACACCGTCATTCACGGCCTCTCCAAGAGAGGTCATCCTTCTATGGCTGTTAAGTTGTTCAAGTATATGGACAAGAAAGGTTGCAAGCCTGATACAGTAACCTATAACACAATCATTGACTGTTTTTGTAAATGTAGATTAGTCGATCAAGCATTGGGTCTCCTCCGTCAAATGACAAAGAAAGGTATACTACCAAATGTTATAACATATAACTCATTAATCCAAGGCTTATGTGACTTTAGTCGATTGCAGGATACCAATGGATTGTTAAGAGAGATGAATATTCGTAACATCTCTCCAGATGTTTATACTTTCAATATATTGGTTGATTCATATGGCAAAGAAGGAATGATTAAAGATGCAGAGTATGTGATAGAGTGGATGATTCAAAGAGGCCAATATCCTGATGTTGTCACTTATAGTGCACTCATGGATGGATACTGCTTGCGCGGAGAAGTTGATAAAGCACTAGCTCTGCTCAAAACCATGAAGACAAGGGGAATATTGCCCAATATTTGTACCTATAATATCCTGATCAATGGTTATTGCAAGAAGTTGAAAGTGGATAGGGCAATAGATCTCTTTCAACAATTGCCTCGTGAACGATTGTCACCGACTATTGAGACTTACAGTACTATATTGCAAGGTTATTTTCTGATGGGTAGGCATTTGGAAGCACGAATTTTTTTTAAGGAGAAGATGATGCTGAATAAGGATCTTAAAATAAATATGGTGACATGCAATATCATGTCGGAAGGACTTTTTAAGAACCGATACATGGATGACGCAATGTCATTTTTTCATCTGATGCAATGCAATGGGCTACCTCCCGATATTAACACCTACAATAACCTGATTAACGGATTGTGCAAAAATGGAAATTTTGAGAATGCAAAAAATATGTTTGAGAGCCTCCCTTCGAAAAATTTGCGACCAAATGTCAAGACATATACTACGATGATTCAAGGATACATTGAAGAAGGTTTACTGAATGAAGCAAATAAACTATTTGTGGAAATGAAAGCCAATGATTGCTTGCCAGATGATGTTACCTACAACACACTTATTCGTGGTTGCTTTCACAATAAGAAGTACAATGAAGCCAGTGTACTCATAGATCAGATGCGTGCCCGTCGCTTCTTAGCAGATGCATCTACCACCACCATGTTACTGGACTTGCTTGCGTCAGAAAAACAGGATCCTGCTATTATTGCTATGCGTAAGAAGTACTTGACATAG